AATTTCTTTTCCAAAAAATTTAAATAGTAACTTATGTTCTCCCCAACATTAAGAGTGTTGCAAAAGCGGCAACCTCTACCACCAGAACGAATCCAACAAGCAAAGCTGCAGAGATATCGTAAAGATAGCCCAGCACTGCCCCTCCAGCAAGCATTGCCACTCCAAAGACGGTGTTGAAGACGCCGTAGGCTGTGCTCCTCTTTTTGACACCCGTTAAATCAGCCACAGCAGCCCTCGTTATCGCTTCATGCATTCCCATAACAGCTCCCCATGCAGCAACTCCCACCAGAACCCCAATAATCGAGGGATGGAGGGCGAGAAGAATCAGAGGTGTAAGCAAAGGAACCAGCATCAGCGTTTTCAGGCCAATTCTGTCGTAGCATCTGCCTGAGATTAGGGCAGAGATGGCATCAATCCCCATGGCAAGGGCGTAGAGGAGAGGGATGAGTTTTAAATCAACATATCCTGCCAGATGGTAGGAAAGGAGAGGAAAGCTGAGAAATCCCGCTACACTCAGGAAAACGAATAGGGAGTAGAGCCAGAAGCTCCCCTCAACTCTGCTCTCCTGCTCTTCAATCTCAAATCTCTGTGGTGTGGGGTAAAGCTTCCATGTTGCGAAAAGGAACAGTATCACGAGCAATGCTGGTAAAAAAAGGGCAATGAAAGCCTCCTTAAAGGTGTAGCCAGCCAGAGCTGAGAAAACTATCAGCGGCCCAATCACCGCTCCAACCTGATCCATCGCCTCATGGATGCCAAATCCTGTCCCCCTTCCAACCTGCTTTGTGGCGAAGGAAAGCATCGCATCCCTCGCAGGCGTTCTTATTGCCTTTCCCAGCCTCTCTGCAACTATCAGCAATGCAGCAATCCACCAGTAGTTTGCAAAGGCCAGCAAAGGAATGGCGAGAATGAGAGAGTATCCAAGAAATGTCAGAAGCCAGTAATTCCCCGTCCTGTCTGCGATGTAGCCTGAAAGCAATCTCAACCCGTAGCCTGCAAATTCCCCAAAGCCTGTAATGAGGCCTATAGCTGCAGCAGTCAAGCCAAAGGTGGCGAGATAGGGCCCAACTATGCTCCTCGCCCCCTCGTAGGTTATATCTCCGAAAAGGCTAACCAACCCCATCAGGAGAATGAACTTCATCGCCCTGTTCATTCACCTCTCCTCCATAATTTCTTCAAACAGCTCCTTAACCTTCTCTCTTGCATCATCAAGCAATTTCCACCCCTTTTCCGTTATTCTGTACATCTTTCTAACTCTACCATCAACCACAACCTTCCTCGACCTCAGCAACCCTTCCCTCTCCATCTCATGGAGAATTGGATAAAGTGTGCCGGGGCTGATGGAGTATCCGTGCCTGCCAAGCTCTTCAATCATCCAGCTGCCGTAAATTTCCTCCTTTGAGGCATGGTAAAGAATGTGCACCCTCGCAAAGCCAAGAATGAGCTTCCTCGTTATCATATCGATTTTCGATATCGGTTCTCGATTTATAAGGATTCCGTTTAAATACCGGGCTAATTGAATCGGTATGGGTGATGGCGTCCACCTTCAACCGCCGCTAAGGCTGATGACGCCTGTTCTCAGAGAGGTGAGAGTGTGGACGCAATCGACCTTAAGAGGCTCTCAGACTTCGTGAGGCATAGGCAGAACGAGGATGGTGGCTTTGCCTTCTGCAAACCCCTCCCATCAACCCTTGCGGAGACCTTCTACGCTGTCAGCATACTCACATCCATCGGGGAGGATGTTCCAAGAAGAGAGAAAGTAGTAGAATTTCTGAAATCAAGGATTCAGACAGAGATTAACTCCCTTTTTTACACGCTGCACTCGCTAAATCTACTTGGAGAGG
The nucleotide sequence above comes from Archaeoglobus fulgidus DSM 4304. Encoded proteins:
- a CDS encoding MFS transporter, encoding MNRAMKFILLMGLVSLFGDITYEGARSIVGPYLATFGLTAAAIGLITGFGEFAGYGLRLLSGYIADRTGNYWLLTFLGYSLILAIPLLAFANYWWIAALLIVAERLGKAIRTPARDAMLSFATKQVGRGTGFGIHEAMDQVGAVIGPLIVFSALAGYTFKEAFIALFLPALLVILFLFATWKLYPTPQRFEIEEQESRVEGSFWLYSLFVFLSVAGFLSFPLLSYHLAGYVDLKLIPLLYALAMGIDAISALISGRCYDRIGLKTLMLVPLLTPLILLALHPSIIGVLVGVAAWGAVMGMHEAITRAAVADLTGVKKRSTAYGVFNTVFGVAMLAGGAVLGYLYDISAALLVGFVLVVEVAAFATLLMLGRT
- a CDS encoding PadR family transcriptional regulator, which translates into the protein MITRKLILGFARVHILYHASKEEIYGSWMIEELGRHGYSISPGTLYPILHEMEREGLLRSRKVVVDGRVRKMYRITEKGWKLLDDAREKVKELFEEIMEER